gagtttCCAAAAGTAGAATGGAAGGCAGAGCCTTCACGCTCCTCTCCTGATGCTTCTTGCTTATCTGGTAGCAGCTGAAGACGTTAAAGTCATTCAGCCTGTTGACTGCTATGAAAGACATGGCATGCTAATATTATTGCCATCAGATGTCCAAGGGCGGGGAAATGCCCTAATCATTTCCTCCCGAGTGCCCCTGAAAGAGGACCAGTGGTGGGGGGGACTGCAGGCCGACTGGGTGGGGTGTTCAAACCCCGCCTGATGGCTGTTTGGGGGGAAGGCGGGGAACAGTATGCATCCGGATCGGACTGTGATGGTACAGGATGTGTGTGCTTAACTCCATTGAACTAAACTAAGTAGGGAAGAAAGCCTTTAATGCCGACAATAAGCCGCTTCATTCAGCAGCGCGGCCCGGACGCGCAGCTCTGCGGAGTAGAAATTGCGCACGGAGGGGCTGTTCTCTGGCAGCAGTTTAGGTGTTGAAATCAGTTCAATAAACCTCTGGAATGTCgtttagtaaaatattttcaCTCTCTCCGTCTCGAGTCAACCGACAAAACACGCCCCCTTCGGCTCTTGATAACGAGATAATTCGAGATAATTTGTCCCCAGGCTGAATGTGCGTAGAAGTATTTTGAACAggaaactctctctctctctccccctctctctctctgagggtgagcatgtgtacgtgtgtgtgcgcagtgtgtgtgtgtgtgtgtgtgagagaaaggagagaggaaTACCCAGCTGGTCCCACAAGCCCTATAATACCAAGCACAACATGCTTTACCTTCAATGAAAGCTGAGACTGAGGGACGGTTGACTGCTGGACCTGAAATCAGCTTGGAGTCGGAGAGGCGCAGTTTTTCTCCTTCTGCTTTCTCACACCTCATCCTGCGCGCCGGAacctttttatcattattatttttatctttttactgACTTAATTTACTGACTCAAACACATTTAGACCTGCAACTTATCAAAAGTAGAGACAACTTGGATAACGCATCTTCCTCTCTTGTTGTGACCGGTGTCAAAGGTGATGGTGTCATTTTCTTGCAGAGGACTCAGGTGATGGTATGTGTTTCTGGAGATAGGGGCCACTTTCGGAAACGTGTTAGTTTTTCCACAGCTGTTATTTTTTCGTTTGCTACGTTTCCTTTGCCTCGAACATGGCACTCTACTCTCGATTTGTGATCGTGCTGCTTTACGGATGGAGTTATTTGTGCGTTGGATTGTGCGCGATGCTGAAAACGGACAATATCCCCGAGAGACTAAAGGTGGATTTTACGCATTCGGTGGATAAAAAATACGCGACAAAAGAAGACCGGGATGCGCTTTTACAGGATACGATGACGGAGCACATGCAGATGCTTTACGCGAAGTACAACAGCGCTGGATTTCCCTTCAAGGACGGCAACACTGTTCGTAGTTTCAAAGCGCATTGGGGTATGTATcaaatgttttatgtatattaaGAACACCGACTTCTACCAGCATAGAAGTCAGTGACCGGCATGCCTTTTTGATGTTATATGTTTCCATTTTGCCTCAATCAGCTTGAATCACCTGCATAGTAAAAATGCAAATCGGCACATTTTTTCCATCtatagatgaaaaacttaaagTAGAAAGAACATCTATAATATTGAGTAAGTCTTATTTTATAGAGCATAATGTAAAATTCGTTAAGACCGATGCCGTTCATGTGTGCggagctgaaaaagaaatacaCCTGTTGATCCAGTAATGGAAATGTGAACAACCTGTTACGCATTCCTTTTGCCAGTAAGAGTAAAAGATTCGCATCAGATGGTGGCATGCAATTTAACATAGCTTGGCCGCACAACTGTTCACACCTTCAGATTTTACTGTCAGATAGTCTTGATAAATTTTCTCTCGAGCCAGCATCTGGCAGCTGCCCAGACTGCCTGAGCTGTAGCAGCGTTTGAGTTTCCACTGCAGCGAGCGCTAATGTCCTTTCAGCtggagcttttttccccctcttcttcAGGTTCATTTATAGTAACTTTAATCCAATAAACCCTCAAGTGTTTACACTTCGCTGTGTTATTATCACTCGGACCATGGGGCGACCAGTTGCCACTTAGGGTTAAACTTTGTTAGATTACACTGCCTCCTGTCGCCCGGCTGCTGTATGGTATAGCATTAAAGGGCAGGTTCACCCAAATCACAAACATATTTCACGATTGATCCTCAGAAGAATTTGGCCATGCAggagtttttggtttttgcttgAAATTTCTGCTTTTATCCCAAAGCAGTGGAGATAAGTGGGAGTTTCTGCTATGCTGTTGCAAGCAAtgacatgtttaaaatgttaaagaaacCTTCTAAAGTACTGGTCTGTTCTTTCTTTACAGTGacaattttctttttgattgaAGCAATCCTCAAAATGAAAGCCTGTTAAAGCTTGGGTGAATTGTCCTGTGTCCTGCCgatctttaaaaatattttgtaattaatgatttttttaatacgTTTTTTAAAATCCCAAAATAATTCTATTGCATTAGGGTGAACAACTGTTTCATGACCTGAGCAAAAAAAGTGCACAACATAAGCCCGATGATGAAAACGCTGGACTAAAAAGAGGAAATACAAacatataaattattattactagCAGTAAAGTTTAGGAAAGGCCATGGTCAGTTTTGAAATGATGTGAACCGTGTTGCACTCTGTTCATGATATTACTCATTATATGCACAGGTACTATAAACAAGAAACAGCTGCAGATTTTCAACCTCACCTCCCTCACCAAATCAGAAGACATCCTGTCAGCTACTCTTCATTATTACATTGGAGACCTTCAGAACAGCACCCAGGGCTGCTCCAGGTCCAAAAGCTGCGCTCGCCATGGTCCCAGGAGGCACAGCCACATCCACATGGTCATCTGGAGCTTTGCATCTGTGGATAACAAGATGAGGACTCTTGGACATTTTCGGATCAATGTGTCCACCCTCTACAGGGACTTCATATCTTGGCAGTGGAAGGACATAACTCGTGTGGTCAACCAGGCCAAACACCACGACGAGCTGCTTATTGGGATTGAAGTGGCTTCACAAGGTTCCCAGCCGTGGAAGAAGCTCCTGTCAGACCGCTCACCCTACATCCTGGTCTATGCCAATGACTCTGCCATTTCAGAGCCTGAAAGTGTGGTAGCTACTCTCCAGAGGCCCCACTCAGTGAGAGGTGAGGGCTCCATTTCACACGGCTTCCATAAAGTGGGACTACAAGAGCAAAACGACACCGAAGGACAGCCGCAGCCCAGACACAGGCGCTCAGTGAATGTTCTCCTACCTTTGCAAAATAATGAACTTCCTGGTCCCGAGTACCCATATGAGACGACCGGCTGGGACGAGACAACTCCCTACGAACcatttgaaaacaaacaggCACGCCGGCCGCGTAAAAAGACACGCAAGAATCAGCGGCATAAGATGCCCTTGCTACAGTTTGATGAGCAGACGATTAAAAAGGCGCGAAAGAAGCAGTGGAACGAGCCCAGGAACTGCGCTCGGAGATACCTGAAAGTTGACTTTGCCGACATTGGATGGAGCGAATGGATTATATCGCCCAAGTCGTTTGATGCCTATTATTGCTCAGGGTCCTGCCAGTTCCCCATGCCAAAGGTGAGATTCAAAGCCCGGTAGCACCACACTATAGTGCTTTTAGACAGTACTAAAGGTGCCAAAGCAAAAAATTAGTGGGTTAGAGAAGGTAAAGCTCAGTACGGTGGCaattatagtatttctaccAATTAGCTATATGAAGAGGGAAAGCTGATCTTTGGTAGACTTCGTCATTATAGATGGGTCACTTGTGAGAGCTGGTTAAAGAtggaactttttctttttaaagtgatCACAGCCTAAAATGGTAGCACTAATTCAATACTCTCTAGACAATACATCTGGgaacctgtttttgttttttcacaactGAAGattataaataaaccaaaaaccaatgttttttttttgttaaaattagTTTTTGTTCGGTTTTGATATTAATAGTGCAGATAAAAGTTTTATGAAAGCAGTTTAGGCAACTTACAGGTGATCTGCAGGAGCAGAACTCTTTATATCCTCTACATGGGCAAAGAACCAAAGGGTGGTCCGAGGCAATAAAGTATGGCCATTAAAGATGGTGAATAATCTGCTAGCTGATTAAATTGGAGAAAACAAATCAGACCAACTGCTACGTAAGTACAAAAAACAGCGATAGCACatttatttctgtctgtaatGGAAAATTGTGATAGCTTAGCAAAGCAACATAGTTCTGCAGTAtatagatatttaaaaaatttgtAGTTATACATTTTGTGTCAGAGTCACTGACACGTAACCATGGAAGCCGGGTGTCATTCAGTATCGGCCAATGCTAGGCTGCACTGCTAGCCAGACTGCTAATTAACTGAACTTCCTGTCTCTACAGTTCACAgatttaaaatctattttcatTATGAAAAGAATGGGATTAACAAATGTCTCTTTAACAATAAATATGTGGCTAATGCTTAACCTCATCCGTTATACTGTCTCAGTTTTGAATGTTTAAGTGTTGGTCACCTGGGctatttttctctcatttaaaCAACTGGCAATTTTCTAATATTTAAGAGCCACTAGAAACCACTCTCACTGCAATCTTATCATATTTTAAATACTGCAGAAATACGCGTGGTATTTTGCCCTAGATTCATGTGCTGTGTGAGGTTAACGTTAGCAATGCTAGCACCAGCAGCCCATCTTTACAACTTTATCATTTGCAAGTCTCAGAGTGAATTTACTAATGGTTCTGAAAGGATGATGTCTATTTAGTTGCTATAATGAAAAGCAAATAATTTGTCTATCCAAGCAGAATTTGTGGAAGGAAAGAACATTTAACCATCTCCGTACTTGCAGAAATCCTTATGGCCTCCGCTCTGGCTGCCTGACAATAGTGAAGCCCATTAGGTGGTCGTCCCCATACTTTTAAGCTAAAGTTAAATCCAGTAGCTTCTGTTTTTCCagagtaacttttttgaaaacCATTTCTTTACATGGTGATTATTAATGATTCCTTATGACGCAGTCCTAAATGACAGTCATGTCTGCATAAGCAAATGATAAGAATAGTTGAAAGTTAGAGCCATCAGTTTCTATACCAGCAGTGTACATTATTGGCTTGGCTTGGCGACCCCTGTAAGAATTGTTTGGCTCTGTAACTAAAGACTGCAGACATTagtctttaactttttttttttttgcagtatgGTATACATTATGTAAATAGGACGGGCTACATTCAGATAGCAGTCTCTTTACTGCTTTGCATTAATTTAACATGGGGAAAATCAACCTCAGGGGTCCCTGCTATCTTTGTTTTATATAACAGGCAACAGTGGCAAGCCTTATGTCATTGGCTTTGATCTTCAACAGCAGGGTTAAAGTAGTTACAGTAGTTGTGCAGATAGttcttcatgcttttatctTCAGATTGTATCTTTGTCTTTAAAGATGCACATCAGATGTAAATCTAGATTTAGCCCAAGCAGTCCTACTATATTAAACCTGCAGTAATAGTGAAGCTACAGATGTCATCTAACATGCTTAGTAAGAAAACCGGCGTCCTCATAAACAGTTGGTTGACCTCCTCatcaaaattcaataaaaatgttattacctAAAACAAACCAAGTATCTTGAATGAAGTATCTACAGAGGATAACGTTAAGCCTTTACACAGAAGATGGAAATAAGTGAGAGACACAAAAAACATCTGCCTGATGTTAAACATCAACTTCCCTTTTAGCTCGTGGCACCGGTGATAAGATAACCACGCAGGTATTTTAAACATGGCCGGAATGCACGAGCTACATCCACTTAATTCATTAAGTCGGAGTCACAGGTCTTTGTAGTCGGAGGTAATTAGTCCCAGAAGTAGAGCCTAGGGCTTTTAAGGCAGCCGCCTCCCTCTCCTGCAGCTTTTCTGCTCAGCCTGTGCAGAAAACGTTGTCTCGTTTGTCAGGTTGAAGTTTTAGAAGCTTCTAAATAGCCATGATTAAAAGggtgcacttttttttcctgtggagTGGTGTGGGAAGACTTCTATCGCTTACTAGTTCCTGTTGAGAATGAAGCAGCTGTGCAGGTGAACTGCTGGGCGTGTAGAACTTAAATTCAGACCCACAGACCCTTCGGCCAATGCTGCATGCTAGTTGCACTGAATAATATTGCTATGCCCTTGACAAATAAGATTATATATGATCTTAAATGGCAAATAGGAAAACTACATGTGCAGAACTTCAGCAACAAGTAAAGTTTGATATTGTTGAATTGGTTATACATTTGGGGACGTTTTGAAtgtcttttttctgctttcaaaTATGTTCGgtagaaggaaaaataaatgtacGTGTGAATATTTGCTATCACTCTGGGTTTCTGTGACTCTGGAAAACAAGGCCCAGCTTGTTAGAAACATGTCCTGTTGGCTCATCAAAAGTTCATAACTGtttaacttttactttaaaatgacatttatttgctcttttttttaaggctCTGAAGCCATCTAACCACGCCACCATCCAGAGCATAGTGCGGGCGGTGGGCGTCATCCCAGGCATCCCCGAGCCGTGCTGTGTCCCCGAGAAAATGTCTTCCCTCAGCATCCTTTTCTTTGACGAGGACAAGAATGTGGTGCTGAAAGTCTACCCCAACATGACAGTAGATTCCTGCGCCTGTAGATagtttctttttcctcccaGGCCTCATCGCACACACCTCGTGTCATAAAgagaagtaaaaaacaaacaaacaaaaaaacccacatacaGCCATAAAGACGGTCTCTTCTCCTGTTCCTGCAGTCATACACTCACTCAGATACAAATATCAAGTGAATACAACTTCCCTTTTGCACTGGAGGAGAGCACCGCCTGTTGTTCCAGGTGACGATGTGACTGTCAGTGGGAAGAAATGGATCACGTGAGTTATCCTAGTAAAAGTTGTATTTTAAACGTATTTATCATCGCTGCTCAGTTATCAGTTGGGCGACGGCAGGGTGGATGCGATCATAAACCCACTATCAAGGCATACAAACACCAGCTGAGGcataaaagagacaaaaactgaAGGAAAATATTCACTTTTCAGGAAAAACCAAAAAGATCTTCATTTCAGCTGGTGCCCGTGGAAGGGCGAGGTGGTTGTACTCATCTTTCTCTCCTTCACAGCTTGAAGTTGTCACCTCCAGGTCACCTCTGCTCGCATTTGCATGGTTTTTGTTACTATGTGTAAGTATTTATGTCTGTACTATCACTGTGTTATTCACCATACGAGAATTTATTGTATCATTTTTTGGCTTGGCTGCTATAAAGGGTTATATTAGATTCCAAAGCCAGAATTGTGACGTAGACTTTTAGGTTGCTttacatatttatgtttaactCTGTTGTTGTACAGaaccaacattttttttagagtTTATTATAGGTGGAAGAGTAAGCTACATTCATATGGTCTCCTCATTAACAGGGACATTCTGAGGCATGTTTTGCTTCtccaagaaaatgaaaaagcttCATGAGTAAACCTCGTAGGTGAGGCCAGATTAACTTGTTAGCATGAGGCCAGAACTGCAAAAATTAATGCTCAGTGAGAGGCAGCTGAAGGAGAAATATGTTTTTGACATACTCTTCTGTTAGAAACTGATGGAAAGTGTTGCGTGAGGTCtcggaggtggaggtggataaAATTTCTGAAAAAGTAATTTGGCTGCCTTTAAAACCCAGCAGAAGATGGATTTTTGCAGGGGTGCAACTTCTGCTGGGACGTTTTTCTTCTCTGCGAAGCTCCGCTTCAAACTCAGTTACGTTCTGATCCGTTTCATGAAAACACCAGTATTACTGAGGACCAGAAACATGTCGGGCTGCACTGTAGGCATTTGGGGGGAAGAGCTTTAGGACGGGCTGACAGCTTTAAGCCATTCATTCGTACAAATTGGTAGATGgcttaaaataaatgaacactCCAACTATCAGGtcaaaatgaacttttttcagtgttaaatTGAGCACAATTTGCAGTAAACTGCCTGCTACCAAATTTAGCAAATTAAGTTTTTATGATTCATTTAAATACTCTCCTCCCAAAATTTTATTCTCACAGGAAAAAATACATAtgcaagtttttcttttttacctgtttcccccccaaaaaaacttcTTGAAGGTATAGGATATTGAAAGGTACCGCTACTCTGACTTTTACTTGGATTTCAGTTTCAcctttgtgctgtttttcagcttcaggaaaaacagaaa
This genomic stretch from Astatotilapia calliptera chromosome 12, fAstCal1.2, whole genome shotgun sequence harbors:
- the bmp3 gene encoding bone morphogenetic protein 3, with translation MALYSRFVIVLLYGWSYLCVGLCAMLKTDNIPERLKVDFTHSVDKKYATKEDRDALLQDTMTEHMQMLYAKYNSAGFPFKDGNTVRSFKAHWGTINKKQLQIFNLTSLTKSEDILSATLHYYIGDLQNSTQGCSRSKSCARHGPRRHSHIHMVIWSFASVDNKMRTLGHFRINVSTLYRDFISWQWKDITRVVNQAKHHDELLIGIEVASQGSQPWKKLLSDRSPYILVYANDSAISEPESVVATLQRPHSVRGEGSISHGFHKVGLQEQNDTEGQPQPRHRRSVNVLLPLQNNELPGPEYPYETTGWDETTPYEPFENKQARRPRKKTRKNQRHKMPLLQFDEQTIKKARKKQWNEPRNCARRYLKVDFADIGWSEWIISPKSFDAYYCSGSCQFPMPKALKPSNHATIQSIVRAVGVIPGIPEPCCVPEKMSSLSILFFDEDKNVVLKVYPNMTVDSCACR